A region of Culicoides brevitarsis isolate CSIRO-B50_1 chromosome 1, AGI_CSIRO_Cbre_v1, whole genome shotgun sequence DNA encodes the following proteins:
- the LOC134837849 gene encoding uncharacterized protein LOC134837849, producing the protein MAVVSLVESPDLNNRKVQVNSGWQTNFDLPSTVRVFTNPVNFPGWYKKRSLDEQNLVRQKRKANYEKYLNGTRIVNDIPAGAFYNSFREMLPMYGYHEECLERSICEMAKHPIHRHEDCVLAEVLHVLLTPSEHQSFDDNELHDKEYYEKVEELGRHGADCEEIFHLCDESPLTHFTKLLEIE; encoded by the exons ATGGCAGTTGTGAGTCTTGTAGAGTCTCCTGATCTAAATAATCGCAAAGTTCAAGTAAATTCTGGATGGCAAACGAATTTTGATCTTCCGAGTACAGTGAGAGTCTTTACGAATCCCGTTAATTTTCCCGGATGGTACAAAAAAAGATCGTTAGATGAGCAAAATTTGGTGCGACAGAAGCGGAAAGCGAATTACGAGAAATATTTGAATGGAACAAGGATCGTGAATGACATTCCGGCGGGAGCTTTTTACAATTCCTTCAGGGAAATGTTGCCGAT gtATGGATATCATGAGGAATGCCTTGAACGAAGCATTTGTGAAATGGCGAAGCATCCAATTCATCGACACGAGGATTGTGTGTTGGCGGAAGTGTTGCATGTGTTATTaac acctTCCGAGCATCAATCCTTCGACGACAACGAGCTTCACGACAAAGAATATTacgaaaaagttgaagaattAGGACGACATGGAGCAGattgtgaagaaattttccatcTTTGTGACGAATCTCCGCTCAcacatttcacaaaattattagaaatcgaataa
- the LOC134837850 gene encoding uncharacterized protein LOC134837850: MFLCNFFHYFSVECSNNGTESTGNYNNVELRGDADDKKIIMKTISISTSTGSTSIGSEKHLVDVQSLSSSLMEPNENAAKIMQRIEGDRFSFEQRDDDDERSSSNGNNDKDEKGGSKQILSRKRRYLSFPSGSSFQVVYDQTIPIINLIDIFTIGVTVAIAWALPSEPLYKIHEQILDKYKQVETNRIDEIKQELLQEKMDKVANIKHEPKYPTNQTTTTSDNVNHLYLTPLNWNKNDWATVIQRIAAIKPLQQQQPQPTRRMRYYPVFGKRSVNERYVNHEDMFYAHHHRASRQTLYEKIEKFLEAKGLDGMQCVLRALCETGQRSNNHEPGTFLQEIMRAVFSLPGQVISESIMHEKHQSYDEAHSHEEDCQEKYSRCNHSIWDSNFLF; the protein is encoded by the exons atGTTTTTATGTAACTTTTTCCACTATTTTTCTGTCGAGTGTTCCAACAATGGGACAGAATCTACGGGAAATTACAACAACGTCGAGCTCCGAGGCGATgccgatgataaaaaaattattatgaaaacaaTATCAATTTCCACAAGTACGGGCAGCACTTCAATTGGCAGCGAGAAGCATCTCGTAGATGTGCAAAGTTTGTCGTCATCGTTAATGGAACCAAATGAAAATGCGGCGAAAATAATGCAAAGGATTGAAGGAGATAGATTCTCGTTCGAACAAcgagacgatgatgatgaacgcagcagcagcaacggcAACAACGACAAAGACGAGAAAGGAGGaagtaaacaaattttatcaagaaaacGGAGATATCTTAGCTTTCCATCCGGCAGCAGTTTTCAAGTTG tTTATGATCAAACGATTCCCATCATCAACTTAATCGACATTTTCACAATTGGCGTAACCGTTGCTATTGCATGGGCCCTTCCATCCGAACCTTTGTACAAAATTCACGAGCAAATCTTGGACAAGTACAAACAAGTCGAAACAAATCGCATCGACGAAATCAAACAAGAGCTGCTGCAAGAGAAAATGGACAAAGTTGCAAATATCAAGCACGAACCCAAATATCCGACAAatcaaacgacgacgacgtcagaTAACGTAAATCACTTGTACCTCACACCGCTAAATTGGAATAAGAATGACTGGGCCACGGTAATTCAAAG gaTTGCAGCAATCAAGccgctacaacaacaacaaccgcaGCCAACGAGACGAATGCGTTACTACCCGGTCTTCGGTAAACGGAGTGTAAATGAACGTTATGTAAATCACGAAGATATGTTTTATGCACATCATCATCGGGCATCGCGTCAAAcgttgtatgaaaaaatcgagaaatttCTGGAAGC GAAGGGACTTGATGGAATGCAATGTGTTTTAAGAGCACTTTGCGAAACTGGACAACGATCGAATAATCACGAGCCCGGAACGTTTTTACAGGAAATTATGAGAGCGGTTTTTAG tttgCCGGGTCAAGTGATAAGTGAGTCGATAATGCATGAAAAACATCAAAGTTACGATGAGGCGCATTCGCATGAAGAGGATTGTCAGGAGAAATACAGTAGATGCAATCATAGTATTTgggattcaaattttttgttctaa
- the LOC134827200 gene encoding uncharacterized protein LOC134827200, whose protein sequence is MNRGGKINAKRALEVIQQAADEVSSDSFCGFSEEEDALPAKRLRTFTYKPIQAHTEVPMSGRSSVISQYSEMGTTKIERKPTRRPDPHVNNRNAIMARENRRKHKENQERLERENAILQKENEELRAHLKAKDRQISSLRHEYKYLKSIIANKTQICEILRAVQSSRLPLTSSLENFRSDPSHTVMREMSPASVSTVSATTSGYQSPSTSENSDYEMDANALPTDPKWANDPIFSDIPATSEDVDVDHFLDFVDNPNSESTTGPIVRDEHSYSENIEDPGVCVHISNQKVSIEFCSKCHKGATNAFMDDI, encoded by the exons atgaaccGTGGAGGAAAAATCAACGCAAAACGAGCATTGGAGGTCATCCAACAAGCTGCCGACGAAGTAAGTTCCGACAGTTTTTGCGGCTTCTCGGAGGAAGAAGATGCCTTGCCAGCAAAACGTTTACGAACGTTTACGTACAAACCCATACAAGCCCATACAGAAGTCCCCATGAGCGGTCGTTCGAGCGTAATTTCACAATATTCCGAAATGGGAACGACCAAAATTGAGCGAAAACCCACGCGTCGTCCCGATCCGCACGTGAATAACCGAAATGCGATTATGGCGCGCGAAAATCGACGCAAACACAAGGAAAATCAGGAAAGGCTTGAGCGCGAAAATGCCATCTTGCAGAAGGAAAATGAAGAGTTGCGTGCCCATCTGAAGGCCAAAGATCGTCAAATTAGCAGTTTGCGGCACgaatacaaatatttgaagagcATAATTGCGAATAAAAcgcaaatttgtgaaattttacgcGCCGTACAAAGTTCCCGGCTCCCGCTGACCTCAAGTTTGGAGAATTTTCGCAGTGATCCGTCGCACACGGTAATGCGCGAAATGTCTCCCGCAAGCGTTTCAACTGTATCCGCAACGACATCCGGCTACCAATCGCCCTCGACATCCGAAAATTCCG ACTACGAAATGGATGCCAATGCGTTACCTACAGACCCGAAATGGGCGAATGATCcaattttttcagatattcCAGCCACTTCGGAAGACGTCGATGTCGATCATTTCTTGGATTTTGTCGATAATCCAAATTCTGAGAGTACAACAGGACCAATTGTACGCGACGAACACAGTTATTCGGAAAATATCGAAGACCCGGGCGTTTGTGTTCACATTTCCAACCAAAAGGTATCGATAGAATTCTGCTCCAAATGTCACAAAGGCGCCACAAATGCATTTATGGACGacatttaa
- the LOC134827377 gene encoding uncharacterized protein LOC134827377: MIELQLKMMLTKRKNNNNKENVTLTFLSIIIVLSALIASVECEEKNVTQHKTRRVKRFLSMRPGQRFLVRVNGREDALYDIPSWAHAYGFRANYDIIQPLHSFPFHIINRRSVHDEVENLIDLHHDLDGKACLMKTFCDATTWKQTSNVKMGMLFKVFQVIFAKQTKYLDEEMDCESLQEKCPFSLLELLPFTDI, encoded by the exons atgatcgaattgcaattaaaaatgatgttaactaaaaggaaaaataataataataaagaaaatgtcactttgacttttttatcGATAATAATTGTATTGAGTGCACTAATTGCGAGTGTCGAGTGcgaagagaaaaatgttacGCAACATAAAACACGTCGAGTCAAGCGTTTCTTGAGTATGAGACCCGGGCAGAGATTTctt gttCGTGTAAATGGACGAGAAGATGCCTTATACGACATTCCGTCATGGGCACATGCTTATGGATTTCGTGCGAACTACGACATTATCCAACCGTTGCATTCGTTTCCCTTTCACATCATCAATCGTCGCTCAGTGCACGATGAAGTGgaaaatttgattgatttgca TCACGACCTGGATGGCAAAGCGTGTTTGATGAAAACATTTTGCGATGCAACAACTTGGAAACAGACGTCAAACGTGAAAATGGGCATGCTGTTCAAGGTGTTTCAAGTGATATTTGC gaaacaaacaaaatatctGGATGAGGAAATGGATTGTGAGAGTTTGCAGGAAAAGTGTCCTTTTAGTTTATTGGAGTTGTTGCCGTTTactgatatttaa
- the LOC134833511 gene encoding ralA-binding protein 1 produces MNFDSPDVEKEFPGLYEDASTKGKKDDANESEHEKLSKKELLIGRRKEKKDKKCYATLGDDDEEEPLAGEASSSKSKKLKGFKFSKSKDKDSGKNTLEKKEKKEKEKNKEKKDKDKKKDEKKLKSKEVSEEVQELGEAQPIFGVPLSVAVERSRCHDGVELPLVVRDCIDFLQEHLQNEHIHRSDGSKTRLQQLKKLYNNRESNGIQDFDVATASALLKMFLKELPEPVLTTDLLPRFEEAAALATSTEQEKELKILVEQQLPICNRILVSWIFLHFDAIIAHEKHNKFNPQNLAVVLSPVLQMSHRLFVTLLCYCTDLFADVTLTKYTPPVTSTSPNLPETRDEIIKELKKQESLLNQIHAEMHAGFVTKKREEQLWEVQRIITQLKRKLRTFDKKTDSMQKSIEDSLEPPAVTSDTASMELSLHKVRSCSDDESSIRTQSNTNTESKPSPQEPLVEDPSEMLESEITTDENGFMMVPVTHPDYLTLIRLQLENQELINWKEQLQQRITAERSEIVKLKKILSEIPVIAESHPVVLNPQDEADYERLTAHYLRENGLLQEKRNLLAKDLFDENRALINLQVELALQKFKI; encoded by the exons atgaatttcgaCAGTCCTGATGTTGAAAAGGAGTTTCCCGGCTTGTACGAAGACGCTTCAACCAAAGGCAAGAAGGATGATG ctaATGAATCGGAACacgaaaaattaagcaaaaaagagCTCTTGATCGGGCGTCGCaaggaaaaaaaggataaaaaatgttacgcGACCCTTGGCGACGATGACGAAGAAGAACCTTTAGCTGGAGAGGCTTCGAGCag CAAATCCAAAAAACTCAaaggatttaaattttccaaaagcaAAGACAAGGATTCCGGCAAAAACACGTTGGAAAAGAaggagaagaaagaaaaagagaaaaataaagaaaaaaaggacaaggacaagaaaaaagatgaaaaaaagttaaaatccaAGGAAGTTTCGGAAGAAGTTCAGGAATTGGGAGAAGCTCAACCGATTTTTGGCGTTCCTTTGTCCGTCGCTGTCGAACGAAGTCGTTGTCATGACGGCGTTGAACTTCCTTTAGTCGTTCGGGACTGCATTGATTTCCTTCAGGAGCATTTACAGAATGAACATATCCATCGCAGTGACGGCAGCAAGACTCGTTTGCAGCAATTGAAGAAGCTCTACAATAATCGCGAGTCAAACGGCATTCAGGATTTTGATGTTGCCACGGCTTCTGCTTTgctgaaaatgtttttaaa agaacttCCTGAGCCGGTTTTAACCACAGATTTACTCCCGCGCTTTGAAGAAGCAGCTGCTCTTGCTACAAGTACGGAACAAGAAAAAGAACTAAAAATACTCGTTGAACAACAACTTCCGATTTGCAACCGAATTTTGGTCTCTTGGATCTTTTTACACTTTGACGCGATCATTGCGCACGAGAAACACAACAAATTCAATCCGCAGAATCTCGCTGTCGTTTTGAGTCCCGTTCTTCAGATGTCACATCGATTGTTTGTTACGTTACTTTGTTACTGCACGGACTTGTTTGCGGATGTCACATTGACAAA atATACCCCGCCAGTGACCTCAACGAGTCCAAATCTGCCCGAAACTCGCGATGAAATCATCAAAGAGCTCAAAAAACAGGAATCTCTCCTCAATCAGATCCATGCGGAGATGCATGCCGGTTTCGTGACGAAAAAACGTGAGGAACAATTGTGGGAAGTGCAGCGTATTATTACACAACtcaag cgaaAACTCCGTACATTCGACAAAAAAACCGATTCCATGCAAAAAAGCATCGAAGATTCGCTCGAACCGCCTGCCGTTACAAGTGACACCGCATCCATGGAGCTTTCTTTGCACAAAGTTCGTTCCTGCAGCGACGACGAGTCATCAATTCGCACGCAATCCAACACAAATACGGAGTCAAAGCCGTCGCCGCAAGAACCTCTTGTCGAAGATCCCTCCGAAATGCTCGAATCTGAGATCACAACTGACGAAAATGGCTTCATGATGGTACCTGTAACCCATCCCGACTATTTAACTCTGATACGACTTCAACTCGAGAAccaagaattaattaattggaaGGAACAGCTGCAACAGAGAATTACTGCTGAACGCTCAGAAATTgtcaaattaaagaaaatcttgAGCGAAATTCCGGTAATTGCCGAAAGTCATCCCGTTGTGTTGAATCCGCAAGATGAAGCTGATTATGAACGATTGACGGCGCATTATTTGAGAGAAAATGGATTGCtgcaagaaaaaagaaatttattagcGAAAGATCTCTTCGACGAAAATCGAGCTTTGATTAATTTGCAAGTCGAACTTGcgctgcaaaaatttaaaatttaa
- the LOC134827199 gene encoding tRNA modification GTPase GTPBP3, mitochondrial translates to MINLKKLKLFLPFTTQIRRCHIQKKAKSDTIFALSSGFGKCGVAVIRVSGPDSLNSIQKIAGNFALKPRNAHLRSLRHPISGELIDKGLVLWFPGPQSFSGEDSCEFQVHGGTAVVQGILEALSSLPNFRPAEPGEFTKRAFYSGKLDLTEVEGLADLIHAETELQRRQALIQASGSLSKLYAGWRKDILRCVAHFEAYIDFAEDENIEDDTLEKVRNKLKMLAKDIEQHLKDGRKGERLREGVRTAIIGSPNVGKSSLINILCQKKVSIVTDIAGTTRDIIEKNLNIGGHPIILADTAGMRKETSDVVENEGISRAKEYLETVDLVLMVIDATEIVKNQNFEEFLRNYAENLGLKTDQSLKSKKIVYFINKIDLISPEEIKNLEKLSNVHCISCKTNHGLNEAVVHLSSHLKELCGNPSFENPVLSRMRHRHHLTQALEFIEAFLEVDPEQGFVDLAILAQKLRFAMRSIGKITGEVGVEDVLDVIFKDFCIGK, encoded by the exons atgataaatttgaagaaattaaagctttttcttccatttacGACACAAATTCGTCGATGTCATATTCAGAAAAAGGCAAAATCGGATACAATTTTTGCCCTTTCatcag gttttggcAAATGCGGCGTCGCAGTAATTCGCGTTTCAGGTCCTGATAGTCTGAACTCTATCCAAAAAATTGCCGGAAATTTCGCCCTCAAACCTCGTAATGCCCATCTTCGTTCCTTAAGACACCCAATTTCGGGCGAACTCATCGACAAAGGTCTCGTTTTATGGTTTCCCGGGCCTCAAAGCTTCAGCGGCGAAGATTCTTGCGAATTTCAAGTACACGGCGGCACTGCAGTTGTTCAAGGAATTCTCGAAGCGCTCAGTTCTCTGCCGAATTTTCGTCCTGCTGAACCGGGAGAATTTACGAAACGTGCCTTTTACAGCGGAAAACTCGATTTGACCGAAGTTGAGGGACTTGCGGATTTAATTCATGCTGAAACGGAGCTGCAACGACGTCAAGCGTTGATTCAAGCGAGCGGATCGTTGAGTAAACTCTATGCGGGTTGGAGAAAAGATATTTTGCGGTGTGTGGCGCACTTTGAGGCATACATTGACTTTGCGGAGGATGAAAATATCGAAGATGATACGTTGGAAAAAGTTAGAAATAAGCTGAAAATGCTCGCGAAAGACATTGAACAGCATTTAAAAGACGGCAGAAAAGGAGAAAGACTTCGAGAAGGCGTGAGAACGGCAATTATTGGATCGCCAAATGTCGGAAAAAGcagtttaattaatattttgtgccAAAAAAAGGTGTCGATAGTAACTGACATCGCAGGAACTACTCGTGacatcattgaaaaaaatttgaacatcgGAGGACATCCAATTATTTTAGCAGATACGGCGGGAATGAGGAAAGAAACGTCGGATGTGGTAGAAAATGAGGGAATTTCACGAGCAAAAGAATATTTGGAGACTGTAGACTTGGTTTTGATGGTCATTGACGCCacagaaattgtaaaaaatcaaaattttgaggaatttttgagaaattacgCCGAAAATCTTGGATTAAAAACAGATCAAAGCCTgaaatcgaagaaaattgtatattttattaacaaaatcgACCTTATCTCACCTgaggaaatcaaaaatttggaaaaattaagcaaCGTTCATTGTATTTCTTGCAAAACTAACCATGGATTGAACGAAGCAGTGGTTCATCTGTCTTCTCATTTGAAAGaatt atgcgGAAATCCATCCTTTGAAAATCCAGTTTTAAGTCGGATGAGACATCGACATCACTTGACACAAGCACTCGAGTTCATCGAAGCCTTTTTAGAAGTCGATCCGGAACAAGGATTTGTTGATTTGGCAATTTTAGCGCAAAAATTGAGGTTTGCCATGAGATCCATCGGCAAAATTACCGGCGAAGTCGGCGTCGAAGACGTTCTCGAtgtgatttttaaagatttttgtatcggaaaataa